ttaaaaaaatattaaaataataaaaataattttatatttgaatatctcatataaatatatctttttatttaataattatatttaaatataataatataaaaacatatttttattttaacattattttgttaaagatatattttttaaataaaaaacttttaaaaaaatatacattataacttaaaaacatattttttattttgctaatatttttactattaaaattttgtcaaatacactaaaaattaataataaaaacattttttattaaaagaatattttttcaataactTAATAACACACAAATAAACACTTACTTAGAATAAATACTAAACTAACATGTAGGAGCAAAGTAAGTTGGAAATACGAGCCAAACTTGAGAGTAATTTGTATTCAATTGTGTGTATATGAAAGTTTCGAAGTTGAAATAAATTGCATCATCCCATTAGGGTGAGCCGTGAAACCCAAAAGACGAGCTACGGCAGTAAACTGAAAtatttaaacaaagaaaattttgTTTATCCAGAGCATGGCAGATCAGTGGAAACCTCCTTAACATTATCTCTCGGCCCCATGAACCCCCCCATCCATCCATGCTTGGCTCAAAGATCTGACCTCAAGTTCGGATAAACCATCGTGAAATCGGACTAGCCACCTTTGCCCTTTTGCTTTGGAATCTTGTAGAAGGAATGCCCTGAATTTGCGCCATGCCGCTTTCAAATATTGTTTATCTCGTACTAATTGGGTACATCCAAAACCAGAAGTATTTTATATAGAATTTAAAGGACAAAACCATCTGAACGAGTTGAAAACACACGATCCATTTCACGCCAAGTCAGAATTCACCAACCAATTGTTATTAGTTCATTTAAGTCAGGAATCTTTCAATTTCTGGAAAAGCTCTGGAAGATGGGCATTGGTGAGCTTAGTCCTCTTGCTGATCTCGGTCTTCTTAGCCTTGGGCTTGGCCTTGGGAGTAATGCCTTGCATTTGCGCCGCACTCCTCCTCTTTGCAGTGTTAGTAGCAGGCTTCATTCCATTCTTTTGGAGATCCCTCTCTATGTCAAGCATATCACGCGGCAATTCAATCCCTCGAAAAAGCTGTTTCAGGTCATCATCAACCTTAATGGGTACCCTGGGATCATTAGGATATGCAATGTCTTCTTGTGAATCAAAGTTGGATAGCAGCCAAATCTGCCCTGCGGCTTTCAAACCCTAGAGATTGATAGCTGTATAAGTTCTTAGTCCAAGAGAAACCAATTATTTAAACTAGCTTTTGACTCTTCACCACACCAAATCATCTTAGGGTAATACATCTATACATGTTGTAATTCAAATTGGTCAAATAGTTATTTTGTTCTCTACATATTTCAATGAAAGCTTGGTAAAGCAGTTTCCTCTTCTATTACCATCTCAATATCATGTAAATTAATGAGAAAATAAGCAGCAGAGAAACAAAGGGAATGGtcctttaaaaaataaatacaggATATTTGCCCCTACTATTGCACATAACATTTGAGCTTTCAAGGTGTGTGATTTTGGTACCCATGTTTCGGTCAGAAATTCATAGCCGAGAAAAGGAATGAAGTATGTGACATAGGGATAGTTTCCCAACAGGGCCAAGGCAACATGGGGGTTAGATATACAACAATTATCCATATTTCACGGATCCGACTGAAATAGAGtgctaagaaattctcatcaaTTAAATTTGAACTAGTAAAGAGCAATGTACCTGCAAGTCCTCCATCACAGCTGGATAAGAATCCTTCAAGTCAATAACAGCAATGCCCTCCGGAAACTTGCGAATCAGGTAAAGCAACTGACTTTTGTCCTTAACATCATGCTTCGACTATAGACCAGAAGCAAAGCCAATTGCATAACAATCCAAAGTAAGAAATGGTTGTCATCATCCTATAATACATTAAGGTTTAGATACAACATTACAAGGATGAACAAAATTATACCTTGTAAGAGAATCGTTCCCCATCAAATTTGACTTTGGGGTTTTTCCTCATATTCTCAAAAACATCTTTGTTTGCCCTCATATCCACATAGCAAGCCTCATTTATCTGTTCTGGTGTAAAAGCCTGCCTTGTCTGCAATCGAACACAACCATAACAATCATTAAGTAACCTCCAACATTCACCAATCTTGAAAGGGCTAAACATTAGTTGAGAGAAAAATTATGCAGTTAGCAACGTGATTTTGATATGGATATCGATGTACCTCATAGAGGAGTTCGATGACACGCTTCATCTGAGCCCCAACGGGGGCTTTGCGGATACCGTTGATCTGTTGAAGCCTCTCTGTGTCATTTGAGAATTTAATTGCCGGCACCGGAGAAGCTGCTGCCGGAGCAGGATTCTGTTTCTGTTTTTGATTGGCAGCCTTCGACGCCGCGATGCTTGACAGCGTCGACTGGCACTTCGCCTGCTGCTTCTTGAAGCTGTCCAGCTTTCCTTGCAGCGACATCTGAGAATCAGATCAAgattaaaatcaaaatcaaaatcaaataacCATAATCAATTTGGGGACAAAACGAAAGACACGACTCCAATTTTATTAATCTTTACATGGTCCTTTTTAGTAATTTTGTTTTGGAAGATTGACCGATCACTCGTTTGAATCGGAATCGGAAAAGGAAATCAAACCGGAGTgaagaaattaaattagagtgTTGTGTATTGCAAGTTGGTCGATGAAAGGGAATAAAATGATTCAAAGCGCGGGTgcgagaaagagagaaagataaCCGTGAACGATAAATATATAGAGAGAGTTGCTGGTTGTGACGGCGACGGGAAGAATGAATGAGAATAGGAGGCCAAATCAGGGAAAACAAAAACACCGCGTTTCCTCCTTTTTTTCTTCCCGTACTCTATGATTGATGAACAGGTGCTACTAGGTAACACGTTAATACTTATACTTCTACTTCTACCTCTCTTATATATTCTCAATAACTAACTACAAATTTAACAATTTATTTTGGTGACAcaaatttaacaattaaattaaaatgtataacgagatattttttaattaaaactaaaatttaaatatattatattattaatttaataattaaaatatattatataatatttttttattaaaattaagataaaatattttttaaattcataaacttttttattttttattttttatttttatttttttattcttctcattctatatataatttataatttacattttaatttattaatttgacaaatcaaaatatgtgacgatatatattcttttagattttatatttagttTCAGTTTTATAATGTTTATAtttctaatttatatattttttttcaaatatttattacatattatttagagaaaatattaatattgtgattaataattagaattaaaattcaattgtttaaaaaaattgagtgaaatttataattattaatataaattttttatactaatatttaattatatttttatatatagaggaaaaaatatttttttaaattaaatataaaaaataattatttttatttagacaATAAACTTAACAactaatcaaatataaaaatataaatatcaaattctttcaagttttaaataatgaatgttaaaattaattttttgttaaaaattaaactctttcctatgaaaataataactaaaaaaagattattatttaatttttttatctacgGAGATTTTGGTCTTCTTAGTCGATAGGAACTTTTGTCCCATATgacattttttataaaagtattttgattttaaaaattttttctgcCATAATCTATAATATCAGGACACAGCCactaaaatttcaaaatatttatatttcCGTAATGTTATTATGGGTAAAAACACTAATAAGTGTCTAAAATTCGCATATCGTCTaagtatataataatttattggccaataacaaatttttaaacaaaatttaaattcatgATAAATTAGTCTTTCTgcatataaattattattttagtattttaaacgctaatattataaattatttatttctaaagCTTAAATTAgatatctattatatatttaatatatcaaTTTACATAagaatattttttagatttgaatttgattttttttagaaatttttttattatttaaattatttctttcttttagaaGATTGAGACAATAGAAATTCTATATATTTTCTATAGAAATTCTAATATTATCACCACAAGAAAAACGCTGAATACCGTCGAATTTAGCATCGGACATTAGTAGAGGGTTTATCAACGAATTTATCAGTGGATTTGGCAATAAATTCATCGGATAAAAAAATTATCGTCGAATTTTACTTTCCAACGGTAAATTCATCGAAAATAATtagaagggaaaaagaaaatttgGCGCGATTATTACCGCAGGTTTTACCGGTCGATAAATCTGCAGTAATCCGAATTAGTGGAACGCTGCAATTTTTTCATTCGCAAAGCGTTATCGTTGGATTTATCCGCCGATAAATTCGACAGTAATCTTATTCTAAATTCGAATTGTGAACTCTCTCCCGTCATTTCTGAACtactccccctctctctctaatcttctcctttctctctctctccctccctctCTCTCCCAACAAACCACTTTCGGCAACCCGTCTACCACTATCGGCCACCACCAACAACGTTTAAAGACTGCGTGAACTCCTTACATTGTGTTGGTCGCGCTATTATCGTCGATTTTCTCGCTCTGCCACTGCTGCCACGTTGTCGCTGCTGCTCCTTGTATCGTGCGTAGCTGCCTCCTTCCTCCCTCTAAGTAGGTTATCCTTCCCTTGTTcctattaattttttaatttatttaaaaaagtcATAACCctaatttatctaattttaatttgttatgtattagaaaatttgtaattaGCATGTTTGTATTAGAGATTTAACTGCTTTTTAAATTTAGTTCATTTTTAGATTTagagttttttaattttgttttgatttagagtttttttaattttgttttgattattttatgtttaaaattttgtttatgattttgattttgaattttgttttaatgattctatatttattattcTGATTTCTATTTATTGTTTTGATTTATGTTGATTGTTCTGCAGATGTAAAATTCTCAATTGCATTGttctaatttttgtttttaattagtTGATTGTTATTAATTGTCTGAGTTAatactaatttatttattttttaaattaattattgacttattatttattattattaattttttaagtttattattatatgagttaattattttttgagttaattaattgattgttATTAATTATCAAAGTTAATCTTAACTTGTTTATTATATGAGTTAATTATTGATTTAAGTTATATTTCTGGATTAATGATGGTTGAATGTCAATTAGTATTTCATGTGGCTGGTTGACTGATTTTGTATATGGTTGTATTTGACTGATGTTTTGGATTTTAGATTTGGTGAATATATGTGCAAAGTTTTTATGGTTTGGGTACTTTTGGTGTTTGCTTGATTTTGGTTCATATATAATTTGAGGTTTGTGAACTTATGACTGAATGTTAATAGTGACGGTGCAGATTTTTTGTTTTaagttttatcaaatttaatagAAGAATCAGGACTGAACTTTGGGTaattaaaaaaacttatttactttttaacTTTTAGAATTGTCTCACAggattaatattaataatagttgataatgaattttttattggtTATAAATTGGTATTTGATTTGGCTATTGTATTGACTTAATTTATGACAATGTATGATTGATGTTGTACataataaattagttaattattaatatCATAAATAGTTTAATATAGTTGATTTTTATGTAATGTATTAGTATTAGTATAGCCTAATCTCTAATATTTATCAATATTCCTCTTTcgatttttaatttaatattgttCAATTTTTGTAATTGAGGATTTGGTacatttcaaatttaatttttttgcctaattgaatttttttattttaataaaaaaactttGATATTTAAACTTGTTTGTAAacttttaactaaaaattattagatttaaatatttaaaattatatattaaatttttaaataaatttgtttaaaaaaaataaaatttaagtctACCGTTAGATTTATCATCGGTTAAATCTGCCAGtaactattaatttaattattgataaaaaataatatattaccGTCGAATTTACCGGGAGAAAAACTCAATGGTAACGAGCTTTAGAATTTcgcaattaaaattttatatccGTTGGTGATTAGTGGTGGACAAAAAAATTTCGATGATAGCATAGTTATCGACAGAATTTATACTGTTGTACTAATCTGGTCGATCGGAAGAGTTTTTAAAATAGGataaattaaactcaataatCAATGTGTCCAAATTTtaagaagataaaaaatttagatgtatttttaaatctttaaaaatttaaatatctataaataaaaaaatcaaagatcaatttatctttttctcttATAATTTTgactttattatttctttttagcATAGGACTccttatttattctatttttatttttatcactcTGTGATGACTGCTCtttaattttggattttttttattttctatatttgcctttagaaaaaaaatctttagAGAAATATATTACCATCTATTTATAATCTATAAAAATTGTTTCCAAAATTTTATACTTTGAACTTTAGTCATTTTGCTTTTTTAATAATGATACATCGACACTTCTAAATATCAACCAatcatcttttaaaaaaaattaaaaaattaaaaaaatttatctattatttaactaaaatataagttattaattatatacaataaatatataaataaaatattataatattgtaTAAAACTCTTAATACTATAATATTTGAtctatttataaattatattgcataaaacttttattattattacttcaTTTTTTAATCTCTCGTATAAATTGTTAAAAACTACtccaaattcaaatttgatatttttttactaagtatatttaaataataattaattcataaatttatattatattatatttttaattttttatttgaatttatttttttaactttttttttaattatttacaaacaatgaaaataacaaaaatgTAGATTTATacgattttaatataaaaatttattttttatataaataaatttaaattcaaaaaaataataatctataatttaatttgtattatatttttattaaataattatattatattattatatacaacTAGTGTATGAGCCCGTGCTTAGCACggaaaaatttataaaagtaaaaaaaattatatgcttcgatatttaaaacaaaaatataaaataattattattttaagaaatttataaaattattatcaaaatcaaagtttaacttaaaaaagtgagtaataattattttatatttttaaggtAAAATAATACTTATacagaatttaaaataaaattaaaatatttatattagaatACTATTTTTTCAAAGACTTCTCTATAAACAATATTGATGGTTAAATTTGCAGACATTCCTACGTGATTCataagtaaaatttttaaacatCTCTTACTCTTAACTCTTGAAAGTGCCACATATAGTTGGCTATGTGTAAAAACTGATTTGGGCAAGTACAATCTAACATGAGATAAAATTTGTCCCTAAGACTTATTAATTGTCATAGCAAACGATACTATTATGGAAAACTGTCTTCGTTGGAATCTAATTGGGACGGTTTCATTTGTTGGTACCATATTCATTCTTGGAATAAAGGCAATATGACCAATATTGTTACCCGTTAAGACTTCACATTCTATGACATGGTTTTCAAGCTTCCTTACTTGTAGCCTTGTACCATTATAAAGACCACTGGATCGGTCAATATTTCTCAGTAACATCACCGAAACACCAACCTTGAGTATTAATTTATGTGGAGGCAAACCAGAGTAATTTATGCTATTCAGTAATTCAGGACCATAGAGATCTAGTTGACTCTCTATATTCCCTTCATCCATACGAATGGAATCCAAACTAAGATATAATTTTTCCCCTCCAGGAATGATAACCATCAGATGGTTGTTGATCTTTTCAACTATGTCTAGCGTGGGAGCCAGTATAGTTCTTGCTTTGAAAAAATCCTTTGAGGACAtgttttctaaaatatttgaataagaaaaatgaaCCAACTCATCAAATGCCTGGTCCAAAGAAGGAATAACAATATCTCCTGGAAGACATATCTCAGATTCACCATCCATATTGTCACCTGTTAGACCATCACCAACTTTCAATAACCACTCACCAAATTGCTCTGTCTCATCTTGATCTGAAGCAGTCGTCCCTACAGAGAGTCTcatattttttgttagtttaagCACCTGACAAAACTTCTAAAGGTAAGATGAATTCATGGTTGAATGACGATATCTTGTCTCGATCCTCGTAGAATGACAGGAAAAATTTATCTAAAGTCTCTACCTAGTACAACCACTTTTTCTCCAAAGAGCAAATTTTTGCTATATGTTGGAGAACACCTCATTATATCACCAAAACATTTATCAAGGGCTTCATAGCAGTACCTACTAACCATTAGAGTCTCATCCCAAATTATAAGTTTGGCTTTTAACAGCAACATTGCTTGAGGAAAACTAGGTTTGATGTTACATACAAAATCCTCAGTTATATTCAGCGGTATTTTGAGCCTTGAGTGTGCCGTTCTTCCATTGGGAAGAAGTAAAGATGCAATACCACTCAAAGCAACGTTTAACACTATATCACCTCTTGAGCGAATCTCAACAGACATAAGGTTCcaaagaaatattttttcagTACCCCCATGACCACATACAAAGAAAAAAACCCCTTCATCACAATACACAGCTGTAACAATTTTATCAAATGCATATCTCTGCTCAGGTGTTGCGATGGCTAACATGTTTGaggcattttttttaaaatcatccCTACTA
This sequence is a window from Arachis stenosperma cultivar V10309 chromosome 10, arast.V10309.gnm1.PFL2, whole genome shotgun sequence. Protein-coding genes within it:
- the LOC130956387 gene encoding transcription initiation factor IIE subunit beta-like, giving the protein MSLQGKLDSFKKQQAKCQSTLSSIAASKAANQKQKQNPAPAAASPVPAIKFSNDTERLQQINGIRKAPVGAQMKRVIELLYETRQAFTPEQINEACYVDMRANKDVFENMRKNPKVKFDGERFSYKSKHDVKDKSQLLYLIRKFPEGIAVIDLKDSYPAVMEDLQGLKAAGQIWLLSNFDSQEDIAYPNDPRVPIKVDDDLKQLFRGIELPRDMLDIERDLQKNGMKPATNTAKRRSAAQMQGITPKAKPKAKKTEISKRTKLTNAHLPELFQKLKDS
- the LOC130957110 gene encoding uncharacterized protein LOC130957110; the encoded protein is MSDDEIKQLCLVDIDKILHCYGKILKDYPPMPLATKGDSSLLTERVIREELNFSRDDFKKNASNMLAIATPEQRYAFDKIVTAVYCDEGVFFFVCGHGGTEKIFLWNLMSVEIRSRGDIVLNVALSGIASLLLPNGRTAHSRLKIPLNITEDFVCNIKPSFPQAMLLLKAKLIIWDETLMVETLDKFFLSFYEDRDKISSFNHEFILPLEVLSGDNMDGESEICLPGDIVIPSLDQAFDELVHFSYSNILENMSSKDFFKARTILAPTLDIVEKINNHLMVIIPGGEKLYLSLDSIRMDEGNIESQLDLYGPELLNSINYSGLPPHKLILKVGVSVMLLRNIDRSSGLYNGTRLQVRKLENHVIECEVLTGNNIGHIAFIPRMNMVPTNETVPIRFQRRQFSIIVSFAMTINKS